The Planktothrix agardhii NIES-204 genomic interval AGCTGCGGGAAATATTGGTTCAGAAAAACTGATTCAATATACCCATACTGGGGATACCATGAATGTCGCCAGTCGAATTTGTTCAGCAGCTAATAAAAATGAAATTTTAATTTCTCAATCAACTTTTGATCAGTTAAAAGATCGGAGTTTGCCTTTAGAAACAATACCTCCTGTTATTGTTAAAGGGAAAACCGAACCCCTGCAACTTTATCGTTTACATTGGCAAGAAGTTCAATCAACTGCTCTTTCTTTTTGAATTAAATAATTAAGAAACCCTTGAAGGGGTGACTACGGTTGTTATAACCTAGCTCGTTTTAAGGCTTGCCAACTGGTATATCCTAATAATCCTGTTGCACCTAAAAGATATGCTAAACCACTGGGTATTCCCGAAAAAGCCAGGGCTAAACTTCCCACCCAAAGCGTGAGAGAATAGATAAATAATACTGTTCGGCGTTGGGATAAACCCGCGTCTAGGAGTCGGTGATGCAGGTGGCGTTTATCCGCAGCAAAGGGCGATTCTCCATGACGAATTCTATCCAAAATTACCGCCGACATATCTAAAATCGGAACTGCTAAAATTAAATAGGGCAGAATCACCGAGGTCACGGCTGTTACTTTGACTAAACCAATCACCCCCACTCCAGCTAGGGTAAAGCCCATAAAATAAGCCCCCCCATCCCCCATAAAAATTTGGGCTGGGTTGAAGTTATACCTTAAAAATCCCAGGGCACTTCCGGCCAAAGCCGCTGCAATTAAAGCCGCGGCGGGTTGATTCATAAATAAACTGACAATCAACATCACGACGGCGGCAATACCACAAACCCCCGCCGCTAGTCCGTCTAAACCATCAATCCAGTTAATCGCATTGGTCATTCCCACTAACCAAATAACCGTAATGGGTAAACTCAACCATCCAATCTGAACTAGACCCAAATTCGGGATCGTTAAAAAGTCAATGCGGACACCAACCCACCAAACCAAACTGGCTACACCGGTTTGTAACAGGAGGCGAGTTAAAGGGGTGAGGTTAAATAAATCATCCGCTAGACCAATCAGAAAAAAAGCAATACCCCCAATGACCACGCCCCAAATTTCATATTCATCCCGTGGGCTTAGGGGTTTTCCCGTGGCATCAATAAAGCCACCTAACCCCCAAACCAATAACAGAGCAATTAAGGCGCCAGCAAAGATGGAAACGCCACCTAAGCGCACCATCGGTTGTTGATGAACTTTTCGATCATTGGGTAAATCAACCCGTCCTGAACGGATGGCGATTTTTTTAACAATCGGCGTACTCCAGATCACAACTAGAGCCGAAATTACAAAAGCGAGTAGGTGGTACAGATGGTGGGGCATCTGAGGTTACAGGTGCAAGAAGTTCTTTGGGTGTCAGCCAGAGTTTACTACATTTAGGAACCTTTCTCGCAAAAAAAATTCCGGTCTGGGGTTGGGGACGCTGGTTTGGGGTGTCTGAAATTATAGAAATTCCGGCGATTGAAATCGCTACTGAACTTCCCATTGAGCTTGATAAAGTTGTCTCTTAGTTTTCTCTAACTCCGAATTAGTCTGGTTCAATTGATCGCGATTTTGATGCAATTGTTGTTGAGAGGTTTCTAAGACTGACTCACTTTTTTGCAATTGTTCTTGAAATTGTTGTAAAACAGATTCGATTTCTTGTAACTGAGATTGAGATTGTTCTAATAGAGATTCTGCTGTTTTGAGTTGGGTTTTTGTTTGCTCTGCTTCAGCTTGAATTGCTTTGGCTTCTTCTAATTCAACTTTTTCCTCCTGCAATTGAGATTTTAGGGATTTATTCTCTATTTCTAATTGACGTAAATTGACCCATTCTTGAAATGCCCAAGTTTTGTATAGAGAAGGTTTTAATAATTCTTGCCAAGAAAAATCCGGTGTTTGTTCAGGATGCCATCCTCTCCCTTCTAGTTCTTGATAGAGTTCAATAGCTTCGGGAAAGTAATGGTCAATTAAAGTGGGTCGCTGACTATTCAATGAAATCTCTGTTCTCAACAAAGCAGGATCGTAAGCTGTGGGAGCAGGATGACTTAAATTAACGTTAAACTTATGATTAATAGTGTCAATATAGGCAGTTTGATATTGAACAATTGTTTTGAGGTTGGTCAACAAGCAACGATGTTGTTCTTGATTATAAAAATCGAGAATTTTTTGATTATAATGTTGCCAGTATTTGATCGCTAATTCGGGTTGAGATTGAAACATTTTATCCCCCCGTCGATACAAGGAGTCAGCCACTTCCCAAGGCGATCGATAGATTAATAAAAATCTGGCTTCGGGTAACAGTTTTGCCCAAAAGTCTAAAAATAAGGTAGTTCGAGGTTCTTTCCATCCCCAAATTGAACTTAAGGAATTTTGTTCTATGAGTTGTTTTGCTCGGTCAATTAAGGGTTCATCAATCTGTAGATTTTCTTGAAGTGTCCATCCATCAATATTAACTCCCAGGGAGCGAAAGACATCTAAATGAAATTCAAAAAAATCTAGGTTTTCAAAATGTCCCTTGGCATTAAATTCGGTCGCTTCCATTAAACGACGACCAATATGAACCCCCGCACTTTGCAGAATTGATGCAGCTAAGGATGTTCCCGAACGGTGCATTCCGGCGATAATGAAAACGGTTTGTTCTGTGTTAGACTTTTGCATGATCTATGAATACTATCTCAAGAGAATAATTTTAGGTTAAATTGGTAATCTATCTCACCAAATTTCATGAATATGATCGAGAATCTCTAAAAAAGCCTGACGCTCTTTTAGTAGATTATGTTCATTGGCGGTTTGTTTCCCATGGGTTAACATTTCCTGAACTTGAGTATGAGAATATTGTAATGCTTGTTGGATCACATTCAATATGCTTTCTACCCGATAGTCAGGACGAAAACAATTATACCCTGAAATGCAAAAAGAACGATTGCCAATACAGTCTGGACAAATTACCATTGTTCCTACAACCATCCCTTCTAAAGCAGGAAGATAAAAACCCTCTCCTTCTTTTTTGTTGGGGAGAAACACGGTCATTCTAGCACGATTTAGCTGCTCTAAATAGTCTTTCCTCGGAAGTTGAGTGGTTAAGAGTTCTACTTTTTGACCCGTTATTTCCAATTTCTGTTTTAACTCCTGTCCTAGTTCTGGTTCTTTTAAAGCTGCAATTAAAATATCATAATCTTTTTGATCCCAATCTAACGACTCAGGAATTCGAGTTAAATCTAAGCCACAGGGAATCACTAATAATTCACCATTAACTTGAGCATGAGTTTCTAAATATTGTTTAATTTCAAGGCTCACACAAATCCGAATTGCTTTATACTTAAGAAAGGGATAACGGGGATTATCCGGGTATCCATGTCTAAAGGACTGAATTAGATTAATAATGGGAACAGGTGAATTATGTTTATAGTTTTGATCTAGTAACTGCCAATCTAACCCTTCCATAAAAATTAGATCGGGATTAGCTAAAGGTTGAGA includes:
- a CDS encoding putative glycosyl transferase; this encodes MPHHLYHLLAFVISALVVIWSTPIVKKIAIRSGRVDLPNDRKVHQQPMVRLGGVSIFAGALIALLLVWGLGGFIDATGKPLSPRDEYEIWGVVIGGIAFFLIGLADDLFNLTPLTRLLLQTGVASLVWWVGVRIDFLTIPNLGLVQIGWLSLPITVIWLVGMTNAINWIDGLDGLAAGVCGIAAVVMLIVSLFMNQPAAALIAAALAGSALGFLRYNFNPAQIFMGDGGAYFMGFTLAGVGVIGLVKVTAVTSVILPYLILAVPILDMSAVILDRIRHGESPFAADKRHLHHRLLDAGLSQRRTVLFIYSLTLWVGSLALAFSGIPSGLAYLLGATGLLGYTSWQALKRARL